A stretch of the Photobacterium toruni genome encodes the following:
- the deoA gene encoding thymidine phosphorylase translates to MYLPQEIIRKKRDNIALTADEISFFIQGVANNTVSEGQIAAFAMAIYFNDMTMDERVALTCAMRDSGMVIDWGHMNFDGPIVDKHSTGGVGDVTSLMLGAMVAACGGYVPMISGRGLGHTGGTLDKLESIPGYNITPSNEVFGKVTKEAGVAIIGQTGDLAPADKRVYATRDVTATVDNISLITASILSKKLAAGLDYLVMDVKVGSGAFMPTYAASEELAKSIVAVANGAGTCTSALLTDMNQVLASTAGNALEVREAVQFLTGEYRNPRLYEVTMALCAEMLVISKLASDLPQARAKLQAVLDNGQAAERFGKMVAGLGGPTDFIDNYDNYLDKAEIIKPVFAETTGFATAMDTRGLGMAVVGMGGGRRVASDNIDYAVGLSNMIRLGDEVYADTPLAMVHARTEAQWQEAAKAVRANITVADTTSEATPEVYRRIGKQDV, encoded by the coding sequence ATGTATTTACCTCAAGAAATTATTCGTAAAAAACGCGACAACATTGCTCTAACAGCCGATGAAATTAGTTTCTTCATTCAAGGTGTTGCCAACAATACGGTATCTGAAGGCCAAATCGCTGCTTTTGCAATGGCGATTTATTTTAATGATATGACTATGGATGAGCGCGTTGCTTTAACCTGTGCCATGCGTGATTCTGGAATGGTAATCGATTGGGGGCATATGAATTTTGATGGTCCTATTGTTGATAAGCACTCAACCGGTGGTGTGGGTGATGTGACCTCTTTAATGCTGGGCGCTATGGTAGCGGCATGTGGTGGCTATGTACCAATGATCTCTGGTCGTGGTCTTGGTCATACTGGTGGTACGTTAGATAAGTTGGAATCGATTCCAGGTTATAACATTACGCCAAGCAATGAAGTGTTCGGTAAAGTAACCAAAGAAGCGGGTGTAGCAATTATCGGTCAAACGGGTGATTTAGCCCCTGCTGATAAACGTGTGTACGCAACTCGTGATGTAACCGCAACGGTTGATAATATTTCATTGATCACCGCGTCTATTTTGTCTAAGAAATTGGCGGCTGGTTTAGATTACTTAGTAATGGATGTAAAAGTAGGTTCTGGCGCATTTATGCCAACTTACGCGGCATCAGAAGAGTTAGCAAAATCAATTGTAGCTGTTGCCAATGGCGCAGGTACATGTACATCGGCATTGTTGACTGATATGAATCAAGTGTTAGCATCAACTGCGGGTAATGCACTTGAAGTACGTGAAGCGGTACAGTTTTTAACGGGTGAATACCGTAACCCTCGTTTATATGAAGTAACGATGGCATTGTGCGCTGAAATGTTAGTTATCAGTAAACTAGCCTCGGATTTACCTCAAGCACGTGCGAAACTTCAAGCTGTGTTAGATAATGGTCAAGCTGCAGAACGTTTTGGTAAAATGGTTGCAGGTCTTGGTGGTCCAACTGATTTTATCGATAATTATGATAACTATCTTGATAAAGCAGAGATCATTAAACCTGTATTTGCTGAAACAACCGGTTTTGCAACTGCGATGGATACTCGTGGTTTAGGTATGGCTGTTGTGGGTATGGGCGGTGGTCGTCGTGTTGCCAGTGATAACATCGATTATGCGGTGGGATTATCAAATATGATTCGTCTTGGTGATGAAGTCTATGCCGATACTCCACTTGCGATGGTACATGCACGTACTGAAGCGCAATGGCAAGAAGCAGCGAAAGCGGTTCGAGCTAATATTACTGTTGCAGATACTACATCAGAAGCAACCCCAGAAGTATACCGTCGCATTGGCAAACAAGACGTATAA
- the deoC gene encoding deoxyribose-phosphate aldolase: MSDLKAAALRALKLMDLTTLNEDDTDEKVIALCKNAKTVVGNTAAVCIYPRFIPVAKKQLREQGTPDVRVATVTNFPHGNDDIEIAVAETKAAVAYGADEVDVVFPYRALIAGNAEVGFELVKQCKAACGDNVLLKVIIETGELKTEALIKQASEICINAGADFIKTSTGKVPVNATPEYAEIMLNVIKDMGVAKTVGFKPAGGVRTAEDAQQYLAMANTILGDEWADSRHYRFGASSLLANLLHTLGEGEQAAQGGY; encoded by the coding sequence ATGAGCGATTTAAAAGCTGCAGCACTACGTGCATTAAAATTAATGGATCTTACAACATTAAATGAAGACGACACTGATGAAAAAGTGATCGCATTATGTAAGAACGCAAAAACAGTTGTTGGTAACACTGCTGCAGTATGTATCTACCCTCGTTTTATTCCAGTAGCTAAGAAGCAGTTACGTGAGCAAGGTACACCTGATGTACGTGTTGCAACAGTAACTAACTTCCCACACGGTAATGACGATATTGAAATCGCTGTTGCTGAAACGAAAGCAGCTGTTGCTTATGGCGCAGACGAAGTAGACGTAGTGTTCCCATACCGCGCACTGATTGCTGGCAATGCAGAAGTAGGCTTTGAGCTTGTTAAGCAATGTAAAGCAGCGTGTGGCGATAACGTACTTCTAAAAGTTATCATCGAAACTGGTGAGCTAAAAACAGAAGCTTTAATTAAGCAAGCGTCTGAAATTTGTATTAATGCTGGCGCTGATTTTATTAAAACATCAACAGGTAAAGTGCCTGTAAATGCAACGCCTGAGTATGCTGAAATCATGCTGAATGTAATTAAAGACATGGGCGTAGCAAAAACAGTTGGCTTTAAGCCTGCTGGTGGCGTGCGTACTGCTGAAGATGCTCAACAATACCTAGCAATGGCAAACACTATTCTTGGTGATGAGTGGGCAGATAGCCGTCATTACCGTTTTGGTGCATCAAGCCTACTTGCTAATTTACTTCACACATTAGGTGAAGGCGAGCAAGCAGCACAAGGCGGTTACTAA
- a CDS encoding NupC/NupG family nucleoside CNT transporter, with the protein MSLLMSLVGMVVLLLLAVLLSDNRKAINLRTVGGAFAIQFLLGAFVLYVPVGRDVLYGMSQAVANVIGYGNDGINFLFGGLTSNKMFELFGGGGFVFALRVLPVIVFFSALISVLYYIGAMQIVINVLGGGLRKVLGTSHAESMSATANIFVGQTEAPLVIRPFVPKMTQSELFAVMCGGLASVAGGVLAGYAQMGVPLEYLIAASFMAAPGGLLFAKIIKPETEQPIEQIAGNDEDESEEKPANIIDAAAAGASSGMQLALNVGAMLLAFIGLIALINGMLGGIGGWFGMPQLTLELILGYVFSPLAFLIGVPWGEAQVAGSFIGQKIVVNEFVAYLNFAPYLKDVADGGMIVAQTGAEMTDKTKAIISFALCGFANLSSVAILLGGLGGLAPTRRAEIARFGMKAVAAGTLSNLMSATIAGLFITLAS; encoded by the coding sequence ATGAGCCTGCTAATGAGCCTAGTTGGGATGGTGGTACTGCTATTACTTGCCGTACTTCTATCTGATAACCGTAAAGCGATCAATTTACGTACTGTTGGTGGCGCATTTGCTATCCAATTTTTATTGGGTGCATTTGTACTCTATGTACCAGTAGGCCGTGATGTGCTGTATGGCATGTCTCAAGCAGTAGCTAACGTTATTGGCTATGGTAATGACGGTATTAACTTCTTATTTGGTGGCTTAACATCAAACAAGATGTTTGAATTATTCGGTGGCGGTGGCTTTGTCTTCGCACTACGTGTACTGCCTGTTATCGTATTCTTCTCTGCACTTATCAGCGTGTTGTACTACATTGGCGCGATGCAAATTGTTATCAATGTTCTTGGCGGTGGTTTACGTAAAGTTCTTGGCACTTCTCACGCAGAATCAATGTCAGCAACAGCTAATATTTTTGTAGGTCAAACAGAAGCGCCATTAGTTATTCGCCCGTTTGTTCCTAAGATGACTCAGTCTGAGCTGTTTGCGGTAATGTGTGGTGGTTTGGCATCAGTTGCTGGTGGTGTTCTTGCAGGTTACGCGCAGATGGGTGTTCCTCTAGAGTACTTGATTGCCGCTTCATTTATGGCAGCACCGGGTGGTCTACTATTTGCTAAAATCATTAAGCCTGAAACTGAGCAACCTATTGAGCAGATTGCAGGTAATGATGAAGATGAAAGCGAAGAAAAACCAGCGAACATTATTGACGCAGCAGCAGCTGGTGCATCATCTGGTATGCAACTAGCACTAAACGTTGGCGCAATGTTACTTGCATTCATCGGTCTAATTGCATTAATCAACGGTATGCTTGGTGGTATTGGTGGTTGGTTCGGTATGCCACAACTAACACTAGAGTTAATTCTAGGTTACGTATTCTCACCACTTGCATTCCTTATTGGTGTGCCATGGGGTGAAGCACAAGTTGCTGGTTCATTCATCGGTCAAAAAATTGTTGTTAACGAATTTGTTGCTTACTTAAACTTTGCCCCTTACCTAAAAGATGTGGCTGATGGCGGCATGATAGTTGCGCAGACGGGTGCTGAAATGACTGATAAGACTAAAGCTATCATCTCATTTGCATTGTGTGGTTTCGCAAACCTATCTTCAGTAGCAATTCTACTGGGTGGTTTAGGTGGTCTTGCACCAACACGTCGTGCTGAAATCGCTCGCTTTGGTATGAAGGCTGTGGCAGCGGGTACATTATCTAACCTAATGTCAGCGACGATTGCAGGTCTGTTTATTACCCTTGCATCATAG
- a CDS encoding TatD family hydrolase, giving the protein MTVIVKQPLVIDSHCHFDFAPFAADPAQAWTQAQQVGVKAMVIPTVGSQNWHTVATLCQQFSGLYYGLGIHPFFSHQHSADVVAALTHQLTNAKNDERCVAIGECGLDFAVADVNRDQQLQWLQAQFQLANEYHLPVMLHCRKAFPELLKLLRQQPLKMGGVYHGFSGSYQQATQLVDLGIKIGVGGTITYRRAQKTRDTVAKLPLSALLLETDAPDMPVSGYQGQPNRPERLVDIVTVLADIRGDTYAQIAQATTLTCTELFQIKL; this is encoded by the coding sequence ATGACGGTAATCGTAAAACAACCGCTTGTGATAGATAGTCATTGTCATTTTGACTTTGCACCATTTGCAGCCGATCCCGCTCAAGCATGGACGCAAGCTCAGCAAGTGGGAGTGAAAGCGATGGTTATTCCGACGGTTGGTAGCCAGAATTGGCACACTGTCGCAACTTTATGCCAACAATTCTCCGGCCTATATTATGGATTAGGTATTCATCCTTTTTTTAGTCATCAACATTCTGCTGATGTGGTGGCTGCATTAACACACCAACTCACTAATGCTAAAAATGATGAACGATGTGTAGCGATAGGTGAGTGTGGGTTAGATTTTGCCGTCGCTGATGTTAATCGAGATCAACAATTACAGTGGCTACAGGCTCAATTTCAATTAGCCAATGAGTATCATTTACCCGTGATGTTACATTGCCGTAAAGCTTTTCCTGAATTACTTAAATTATTGCGCCAGCAGCCACTTAAAATGGGGGGTGTTTATCATGGTTTTAGCGGTAGTTACCAACAGGCAACTCAGCTAGTTGATCTTGGCATTAAAATTGGTGTTGGTGGCACCATTACTTATCGTCGTGCTCAAAAAACACGGGATACAGTAGCAAAATTACCGTTATCTGCATTGTTATTAGAGACGGATGCGCCTGATATGCCAGTATCAGGGTATCAAGGGCAACCAAATCGGCCTGAGCGTTTAGTCGATATTGTCACAGTATTAGCAGATATAAGGGGGGATACTTATGCACAAATAGCACAAGCAACAACCTTAACATGTACTGAATTATTTCAAATAAAGCTGTGA
- the prfC gene encoding peptide chain release factor 3, translating to MSQTLFQGEVSKRRTFAIISHPDAGKTTITEKVLLFGNAIQKAGTVKGRGSNQHAKSDWMEMEKERGISVTTSVMQFPYNACLVNLLDTPGHEDFSEDTYRTLTAVDSCLMVIDAAKGVEDRTRKLMEVTRLRDTPIVTFMNKLDRETRDPMELLDEVEVELGMACAPISWPIGCGKEFKGVYHIHRDETILYSTGQGHTIQEQRIIKGLDNPELDVAIGSDLAANLREELELVIGASNEFDRELFLAGELTPVFFGTALGNFGVDHMLDGLTEWAPAPLPRQANTREVEATEEKFSGFVFKIQANMDPKHRDRIAFMRIVSGTYDQGMKMNHVRTGKNVSISDAVTFMAGDRSRAEVAYAGDIIGLHNHGTIQIGDTFTQGEDLKFAGIPNFAPELFRRIRLKDPLKQKQLLKGLVQLSEEGAVQVFRPLQNNDLIVGAVGVLQFDVVVARLKAEYNVEAIYEGVNVATARWVECSDAKKLEEFKRKNQSHLALDGGDNLSYIAPTMVNLNLAKERFPEGDFRATREH from the coding sequence ATGTCGCAAACACTGTTTCAAGGCGAAGTATCGAAACGTCGTACTTTCGCTATTATCTCCCACCCCGATGCGGGTAAAACTACCATTACTGAAAAGGTATTGTTGTTCGGAAACGCGATCCAAAAAGCGGGTACCGTAAAAGGTCGTGGCTCTAACCAGCATGCTAAATCTGACTGGATGGAGATGGAAAAAGAACGTGGTATCTCAGTAACTACATCGGTAATGCAGTTTCCTTACAATGCTTGTTTGGTTAACTTACTGGATACTCCCGGACACGAAGACTTCTCAGAAGATACTTACCGTACCCTAACAGCCGTTGACTCATGTCTAATGGTTATCGATGCCGCTAAAGGTGTCGAAGATCGTACCCGTAAGCTAATGGAAGTAACGCGTCTACGTGACACACCTATTGTTACCTTCATGAACAAATTGGACCGTGAAACACGTGATCCAATGGAATTGCTTGATGAAGTTGAAGTTGAATTAGGTATGGCATGTGCACCAATTTCATGGCCTATCGGCTGTGGTAAAGAGTTCAAAGGTGTTTACCATATTCACCGTGATGAAACGATTCTTTACAGCACAGGTCAAGGTCATACTATTCAAGAACAACGTATTATTAAAGGCTTAGATAACCCTGAGCTCGACGTTGCTATCGGTAGTGATCTTGCAGCTAACTTACGTGAAGAACTAGAACTTGTTATTGGCGCATCAAATGAATTTGATCGTGAACTCTTTCTAGCGGGTGAACTAACACCGGTATTCTTTGGTACTGCATTGGGTAACTTTGGTGTTGACCATATGCTTGACGGCTTAACTGAATGGGCTCCAGCACCATTACCTCGCCAAGCTAATACCCGTGAAGTTGAAGCAACGGAAGAGAAATTCTCAGGCTTTGTGTTTAAGATCCAAGCAAACATGGACCCTAAACACCGTGACCGTATTGCATTTATGCGTATTGTATCTGGTACTTACGACCAAGGTATGAAAATGAACCATGTTCGTACCGGTAAAAACGTCAGTATTTCTGATGCAGTAACCTTCATGGCGGGTGACCGTTCACGAGCAGAAGTTGCTTATGCGGGTGACATTATAGGTCTACACAACCACGGTACAATTCAAATCGGTGATACCTTTACTCAAGGTGAAGATCTGAAGTTTGCTGGTATTCCAAACTTTGCGCCGGAACTTTTCCGTCGTATTCGTCTAAAAGATCCACTAAAGCAAAAGCAATTGTTAAAAGGCTTAGTGCAACTTTCAGAAGAAGGTGCTGTGCAGGTCTTCCGTCCGCTACAAAACAACGATCTGATCGTGGGTGCAGTGGGTGTGCTTCAGTTTGATGTGGTTGTAGCGCGTCTTAAAGCAGAATACAACGTTGAAGCTATTTACGAAGGCGTTAACGTTGCAACAGCACGTTGGGTTGAATGTAGTGATGCCAAGAAGCTTGAAGAGTTCAAGCGTAAAAACCAATCTCATCTAGCATTAGATGGTGGTGATAATTTATCTTACATCGCACCAACCATGGTTAACCTAAATCTTGCTAAAGAACGTTTCCCTGAAGGTGACTTCCGCGCGACTCGTGAACACTAA
- a CDS encoding FecCD family ABC transporter permease, with protein MMSVLTTMHIHQQSPTLHRPLLLTLLGLSLLTCISLLLGRYPLTINDIINLLHHLWSSNHALNVNSHILLTIIIQSRLPRIIAAIIIGAGLAIAGTTFQAVFRNPLVSPGLLGVLNGCAFGAALGMVYHVNIFGVSLLAVISGLIAVILGLLIARSIGGHSILYLLLGGIISNALFAGLLTLVKYLADPQEQLPSIIFWLLGSLSTVSIPLLTITAPIIIIASMLLILLGRILDVISLGDDEALSLGIPVIHLRYGIIFLATIISALTVCLAGIIGWIGLLIPHLTRLIFGASHQRVLPLSAILGACFLLVADDIARLIGDGEIPLGVVTELLGASVFFLLLSKMGRNSHGLA; from the coding sequence ATGATGTCAGTTTTAACAACCATGCATATTCATCAACAATCACCAACATTACATCGACCATTACTCTTAACACTATTAGGATTAAGTCTGCTTACCTGTATATCTTTATTGCTAGGCCGTTATCCTTTAACTATCAATGATATTATTAATCTCCTACACCATCTTTGGTCCTCAAATCATGCTTTAAATGTCAACAGTCATATTTTACTTACTATTATTATCCAATCTCGCTTACCAAGAATCATCGCAGCGATCATTATCGGAGCAGGATTGGCGATTGCAGGCACCACTTTTCAAGCTGTATTTCGAAATCCGTTAGTATCACCGGGATTATTAGGGGTCCTTAATGGGTGTGCGTTTGGAGCCGCATTAGGTATGGTCTATCACGTAAATATATTTGGTGTCTCATTATTAGCCGTCATTAGTGGCTTAATTGCCGTTATTCTCGGGCTCTTAATCGCTCGCAGTATTGGTGGACATTCAATTCTTTATTTACTTTTAGGCGGTATTATTAGCAATGCCCTCTTTGCCGGATTACTTACTCTAGTAAAATATCTTGCTGATCCTCAAGAACAATTACCCAGTATTATTTTTTGGCTTCTGGGAAGTTTAAGCACAGTTTCTATTCCCTTACTTACTATTACAGCTCCAATTATCATTATAGCCTCGATGCTATTAATACTTTTAGGACGAATACTTGATGTTATTTCTCTTGGTGATGATGAGGCTTTGAGCCTAGGAATACCTGTTATTCATCTTCGTTACGGTATTATTTTTTTAGCAACCATTATCTCGGCGTTAACCGTTTGTCTTGCTGGAATTATTGGTTGGATAGGGCTACTAATTCCCCATCTTACTCGTCTTATTTTTGGCGCTAGCCATCAACGCGTTCTCCCTCTGAGTGCTATTTTAGGCGCCTGTTTTTTATTAGTTGCTGATGATATTGCTCGTTTAATTGGCGATGGAGAAATTCCACTCGGCGTTGTTACTGAATTATTAGGAGCGAGCGTTTTCTTTTTATTACTCAGCAAAATGGGAAGAAATAGTCATGGTCTTGCTTAA
- a CDS encoding ABC transporter ATP-binding protein, which yields MVLLNIENVNYQLNKTTILQNINFKVSAGNSIALLGTNGAGKTTLLRLLLGLIQPTSGMIHLLGKPLTQWPRQAIAQNIAYVPQQHIPHFPFTARQIVEQGCLPKTGFFNSIDQQQQQYIEQVMQQMAITHLQSRTYNTLSGGERQRTLIARALVQQTPIILLDEPTNGLDYGSQIRLLLLLKTIAHEGKTIITITHSPEHTFLFADHVLAMQQGKIIASGSPQKIITSNLIAELYNTQVDDINIGQARFFIPKK from the coding sequence ATGGTCTTGCTTAACATTGAAAATGTTAATTATCAGCTAAATAAAACCACGATTTTACAGAATATTAATTTCAAGGTCTCAGCAGGAAACAGTATTGCTTTATTAGGCACTAATGGCGCGGGGAAAACGACCTTATTGCGATTATTATTAGGTTTAATTCAACCTACTTCAGGTATGATTCATCTGTTAGGAAAACCATTAACACAATGGCCACGACAAGCAATAGCACAAAATATTGCCTATGTTCCACAGCAACATATTCCTCATTTTCCATTTACTGCCAGACAAATTGTGGAACAAGGCTGTCTACCTAAAACTGGGTTTTTCAATTCAATCGACCAACAACAACAGCAATATATTGAGCAAGTGATGCAACAAATGGCGATCACTCACTTACAATCTCGCACTTATAACACCTTATCAGGTGGAGAGCGTCAACGAACACTTATTGCTCGCGCACTGGTACAACAAACACCAATAATCCTGCTTGATGAGCCAACAAATGGCTTAGATTATGGCAGTCAAATAAGATTATTACTGTTACTAAAAACGATTGCTCATGAAGGAAAAACGATTATTACTATCACGCATAGTCCTGAGCATACTTTCTTATTTGCCGATCATGTTTTAGCCATGCAACAAGGAAAAATCATCGCATCAGGTTCACCACAGAAAATAATTACCTCTAACTTAATTGCAGAGCTTTATAACACTCAGGTCGATGATATTAATATCGGACAAGCACGTTTTTTTATTCCTAAAAAATAA
- a CDS encoding ABC transporter substrate-binding protein, with product MKTLLQWINIILILTLSPRLFAADRIITDDAGKKIILSAPITRIADGWFAHASLMMTLGAGNKIMATVNHPSSQPWMFKIQPSLNKALLINGRQFNAEALVTHQTELAFVVKGDPQIASLQRVGIPVIQVYFSTLSGLQQTLQLTAHVLGDKSSLQKATQYNQYLNQQLHRIGKKIVKLTTDQRPTVVHISSLNPLKVDGKNTLINDWINIAGGRNVAAINGNMQPISAEQLLAWQPDIIILAANAGSLLTCPNASLLAQLNAITTGNILRNPSGVFPWDRYGTESALQIQWAAKQFHPQLFATDNLVTITQAFYHQFFNYDLSEQQTKLILQGLPPLVNIQ from the coding sequence ATGAAAACATTACTTCAGTGGATAAATATAATCTTGATATTAACGCTCTCCCCACGACTGTTTGCTGCTGATCGAATTATCACGGATGATGCGGGAAAGAAAATAATATTATCAGCCCCAATAACTCGTATTGCCGATGGGTGGTTTGCTCATGCATCATTAATGATGACATTAGGCGCAGGAAATAAAATAATGGCGACAGTTAACCATCCTAGCAGTCAACCTTGGATGTTTAAAATACAACCATCACTAAATAAAGCACTGCTTATTAATGGGCGGCAATTTAATGCTGAAGCATTAGTAACACATCAAACGGAATTAGCTTTTGTCGTCAAAGGCGATCCACAGATAGCAAGTTTACAACGTGTTGGTATTCCTGTTATTCAAGTTTATTTTTCAACCCTTTCAGGATTACAACAAACATTACAGCTAACCGCTCACGTTCTCGGTGATAAATCTTCGTTACAAAAAGCCACTCAATATAATCAATACCTTAACCAACAATTACATCGAATAGGTAAAAAAATCGTAAAATTAACGACAGATCAACGTCCTACAGTAGTACATATTTCATCATTAAATCCATTAAAAGTAGATGGGAAAAATACACTTATCAATGACTGGATAAATATTGCGGGCGGAAGAAATGTTGCGGCGATTAATGGCAACATGCAGCCAATTTCAGCTGAACAATTACTGGCATGGCAACCGGATATTATAATATTAGCGGCAAATGCGGGTAGCTTATTAACCTGTCCTAATGCATCTTTGCTCGCTCAACTTAACGCGATTACAACAGGAAATATTTTACGCAACCCAAGTGGTGTTTTCCCTTGGGATCGTTATGGTACCGAAAGTGCGTTACAAATTCAGTGGGCGGCCAAACAATTTCATCCTCAATTATTTGCAACTGATAACTTAGTAACAATAACCCAAGCTTTTTATCATCAATTTTTTAACTATGATTTATCTGAGCAACAAACAAAATTGATCCTACAAGGATTGCCGCCTTTAGTTAACATCCAATAA
- the rimI gene encoding ribosomal protein S18-alanine N-acetyltransferase — MTHKIIPLEAHHTDDVWRIEQAANTFPWAESMIRKEPNRIAANYVLVVDEQVVGYCFGQLVAGEGTLLNIAIDPTQQRKGYGKLLLNGFIDALEAKQAEEIWLEVRESNTGAYKLYEATGFNETNRRIGYYPAVDGREDALIMAYMFMPFG; from the coding sequence ATGACTCATAAAATTATTCCATTAGAAGCACACCATACTGACGATGTGTGGCGTATAGAACAAGCGGCCAACACTTTTCCGTGGGCTGAATCAATGATTCGCAAAGAGCCGAACCGTATTGCGGCTAACTATGTATTAGTGGTTGATGAGCAGGTGGTGGGTTATTGCTTTGGCCAATTAGTCGCAGGGGAAGGTACATTACTAAATATTGCTATTGATCCTACTCAGCAACGTAAAGGCTATGGCAAATTATTACTTAATGGTTTTATTGATGCGCTAGAAGCAAAGCAAGCAGAAGAAATCTGGCTTGAAGTACGCGAGAGTAATACCGGTGCGTACAAGCTTTATGAAGCAACTGGATTTAATGAAACTAATCGCCGTATTGGTTATTACCCTGCAGTTGATGGCCGTGAAGATGCATTGATCATGGCTTATATGTTTATGCCTTTTGGCTAA
- a CDS encoding DNA polymerase III subunit psi: MKQRDIQVLQEMGITYWQVRKPELFPNQVLPVINLPAECKLLFITAEELDEHDAWLFGRILSSMKLTPQQALSLPLSALDQIAEHQLTWCWFAGCQGTYPTGCQVLNSASLKLMHNDPSSKKALWQQICSYDS; encoded by the coding sequence ATGAAGCAACGCGATATTCAAGTGTTACAGGAAATGGGAATCACTTATTGGCAAGTGCGCAAGCCTGAACTTTTTCCTAATCAAGTGCTACCTGTGATCAATCTGCCCGCTGAGTGTAAGCTACTTTTTATTACGGCAGAGGAATTGGATGAGCATGATGCTTGGCTGTTTGGACGTATTTTATCAAGTATGAAATTGACGCCACAGCAAGCATTATCCTTGCCGTTATCGGCACTTGATCAAATCGCAGAGCACCAGTTAACGTGGTGTTGGTTTGCAGGTTGCCAAGGGACATACCCGACGGGGTGTCAGGTTCTGAATTCGGCCTCATTAAAACTTATGCATAATGATCCTTCATCTAAGAAAGCATTATGGCAACAGATTTGTAGTTATGACTCATAA
- a CDS encoding glycerol dehydrogenase, whose product MIPRSITSPKKFIIGQNLLPQLGGFINDFGNNAVLICDEFILNKVKEEALPALQQAGIGAHAEQFQYECTDTEIGRIHEIVKHRGANVVVGIGGGKTMDVAKAVAHFAKIPVIIFPTIASTDAPCTALSVVYKDNGEFDRYLFLPQNPDAVIADTGIIAAAPTKFFAAGIGDALATFFEARACCYADGLNLVQKRVSRTGLGMALMCYELIVENVEMAMDAARRHVVTPALEEMVEATIYLSGIGAESGGLAAAHAVSNGMSSLPQLHHIQHGEKVAFGLLTQLVLEKADAEEIENVIYVMKTAGLPLTLADFGIEEMVEAEWRQVAEIACAEGDTMCNMTVKVNADRVYQAMVAADALAQRYHD is encoded by the coding sequence ATGATCCCACGTAGCATTACCTCACCAAAAAAATTCATTATCGGTCAGAATTTATTACCACAACTAGGCGGTTTTATTAACGATTTTGGTAATAATGCTGTATTGATTTGTGATGAATTTATTCTTAATAAAGTGAAAGAAGAAGCATTACCTGCGTTACAACAAGCAGGCATTGGCGCTCATGCAGAACAATTTCAATATGAATGTACTGATACTGAAATTGGTCGTATCCATGAGATCGTAAAACACCGCGGTGCAAATGTGGTTGTGGGCATTGGTGGTGGTAAAACCATGGATGTCGCCAAAGCCGTGGCGCATTTTGCTAAAATTCCGGTAATTATTTTTCCAACTATCGCTTCAACAGATGCGCCTTGTACTGCGTTATCTGTAGTATATAAAGATAACGGAGAATTTGACCGTTACTTGTTCCTACCTCAAAACCCTGATGCTGTTATTGCTGATACTGGCATTATTGCTGCAGCACCAACTAAGTTCTTTGCTGCAGGTATTGGTGATGCACTAGCAACCTTCTTTGAAGCACGTGCATGTTGTTATGCTGACGGTTTAAACCTAGTCCAAAAACGCGTATCACGTACGGGTCTTGGTATGGCACTTATGTGCTATGAATTGATTGTTGAAAACGTTGAAATGGCAATGGATGCAGCACGTCGTCATGTAGTGACTCCAGCATTAGAAGAAATGGTTGAAGCAACAATTTACTTAAGTGGTATCGGCGCAGAATCAGGCGGTTTAGCAGCAGCACACGCGGTTAGCAACGGTATGTCTTCATTACCACAATTACACCATATTCAGCATGGTGAAAAAGTGGCGTTTGGTTTGCTAACTCAATTAGTCTTAGAGAAAGCAGATGCTGAAGAAATTGAAAATGTTATTTATGTAATGAAAACAGCAGGTTTACCATTAACATTAGCTGATTTTGGTATTGAAGAAATGGTGGAAGCTGAATGGCGTCAAGTGGCAGAGATTGCTTGTGCTGAAGGTGACACTATGTGCAATATGACCGTTAAAGTTAATGCTGATCGTGTTTACCAAGCAATGGTTGCAGCTGATGCATTAGCACAACGTTACCATGACTAA